The Salegentibacter mishustinae genome includes a window with the following:
- a CDS encoding cytochrome P450 gives MAESGKIPEVSLLKFLKHSANILKNPLPFHHDNFQKKGDTFRLNIGFNKSVIFSRDAGLVEYVLQKNQKNFVKSEIQTKDLMKYVGKGLLTSEGEHWKKQRKLIQPAFHKKQLANLLDSIKQAILLEYKKITVNEELDIFPIYNDLAFQTVVKSLFSSAANQEEINRLQYITEETQKMLVKELRQPYLGWWFKASGKIDSYLKLTAEARGILRKMVQERRDSYERYDDLLDMLLDAKYDDGNFMDEEQLIDEILILFTAGHETTSNSLTFTAQLLALNPEWQEKIYEEISALKEEELDLMSYVTKCQITQQVIEESMRLYPPTYFIDRVNLEEDEFEGKYFEPGSNLLFSIHEVHRHPDLWKDPDAFKPERFAEGGRKYSSQYFPFGAGPRKCIGNNFAMFEMIIAVTELVSQYKILPGFDEIDIKPLITLKPKNAILKFQSRP, from the coding sequence ATGGCTGAATCTGGCAAAATACCTGAAGTATCTTTACTTAAATTCCTAAAGCACTCTGCTAATATCTTAAAGAATCCTCTGCCTTTTCATCATGATAATTTTCAGAAAAAAGGAGATACATTTCGGTTAAATATTGGATTTAATAAATCGGTGATATTTTCCAGGGATGCGGGCTTGGTGGAATATGTACTTCAAAAGAATCAGAAGAATTTCGTAAAATCTGAGATCCAGACTAAAGACCTGATGAAATATGTTGGAAAAGGATTGCTTACTTCAGAGGGCGAACATTGGAAAAAACAGCGAAAGCTAATTCAGCCTGCATTCCATAAAAAACAACTAGCCAATCTGCTTGATTCCATAAAGCAGGCAATTTTATTGGAATATAAAAAGATCACCGTAAATGAAGAACTGGATATTTTTCCTATTTATAATGATCTGGCCTTTCAAACCGTGGTGAAATCTTTGTTTAGCAGTGCTGCGAATCAGGAGGAGATCAACAGGTTGCAATATATTACAGAAGAGACCCAAAAAATGCTTGTTAAGGAACTTCGGCAGCCCTATCTGGGTTGGTGGTTTAAAGCAAGTGGTAAGATTGACAGCTACCTTAAGCTAACCGCCGAAGCCCGGGGCATTCTAAGAAAGATGGTTCAGGAAAGAAGGGACTCATATGAAAGATATGATGACCTTTTAGATATGCTACTGGATGCGAAGTATGATGACGGAAATTTTATGGATGAAGAGCAGCTTATTGATGAGATCCTGATTCTTTTTACAGCTGGCCACGAGACTACTTCCAACTCACTAACCTTTACGGCTCAATTGCTGGCTCTAAATCCCGAATGGCAGGAGAAGATCTATGAAGAAATTTCCGCCCTAAAGGAAGAGGAGCTGGACTTAATGAGCTATGTGACCAAATGCCAGATTACCCAGCAGGTAATTGAAGAGTCTATGAGACTATATCCGCCGACATATTTCATAGATCGGGTTAACCTGGAAGAAGATGAATTCGAAGGAAAATATTTTGAGCCTGGATCCAATTTATTGTTCTCCATTCATGAGGTTCATCGTCATCCTGATCTATGGAAAGATCCCGATGCCTTTAAACCGGAACGCTTCGCTGAAGGCGGTAGAAAATATTCATCGCAGTATTTTCCGTTTGGCGCCGGTCCCAGGAAATGTATAGGCAATAACTTCGCTATGTTCGAGATGATCATTGCAGTTACCGAATTGGTAAGTCAATATAAAATACTGCCAGGTTTTGATGAGATCGATATTAAGCCACTTATTACGCTTAAACCAAAAAATGCTATTCTAAAATTTCAATCGAGACCCTGA
- a CDS encoding nuclear transport factor 2 family protein has protein sequence MMKAKIFILIALLFGLSSAYCQIDLSKEYAQEKEEVKEALKEIEQSIRNNETDKLISMHAYGPKFTEFQDGGKRQGSKENEEFERNFLGSITEVEKWDWEDLEIHIYGGDVANVTFHSNFKFDRGEEAYDLKMQGTLLFIKTSDGWKITHEHMAPLAENTP, from the coding sequence ATGATGAAAGCTAAAATTTTTATTCTAATCGCCTTACTTTTTGGATTGAGCTCGGCTTACTGCCAAATTGATCTGAGTAAGGAATACGCGCAAGAAAAAGAGGAAGTGAAGGAGGCTCTTAAGGAGATTGAGCAAAGTATAAGAAATAACGAGACAGATAAATTAATTTCTATGCACGCCTACGGCCCAAAATTTACCGAATTCCAGGATGGTGGAAAAAGACAGGGGTCTAAGGAAAATGAAGAATTCGAACGAAATTTCCTTGGTAGCATTACTGAAGTTGAAAAGTGGGATTGGGAAGATCTGGAAATCCACATATATGGTGGTGACGTAGCTAATGTGACTTTTCACTCCAATTTTAAATTTGACAGGGGCGAAGAAGCTTATGATCTTAAGATGCAGGGAACTTTGCTCTTTATTAAAACCAGTGATGGCTGGAAAATAACCCATGAGCATATGGCTCCACTAGCAGAAAATACACCATAG